A single window of Mycolicibacterium madagascariense DNA harbors:
- a CDS encoding alpha-E domain-containing protein has product MLARNAESLYWIGRYVERADDTARILDVTVHQLLEDSSVDPDHASRTLLRVLGIEPPDTELDLWSLTDLVAFSRDTQGGCSIVDSISAARENARGAREVTSTEIWECLNTTYNALPERERAAKRLGPHEFLSYIEGRAAQFAGLADSTLSRDDGYRFMVLGRAVERVDMIVRLLLSRVGDSASSPAWVTVLRSAGAHDTYLRTYRGVLDAGRVVEFMMLDRLFPRSVMYSLRLAEHSLDELHHRRLNRVGATAEAQRLLGRARSELEFLRPGVLLESLEETLGALQTTCADVGEALAVEYFYSAPWVAWTDAGRAGSLVIEEGEV; this is encoded by the coding sequence ATGCTCGCGCGCAACGCGGAATCGCTGTACTGGATCGGTCGCTACGTCGAACGCGCCGACGACACCGCCCGCATCCTCGACGTCACCGTGCACCAGCTGCTGGAGGACTCCAGCGTCGACCCCGACCATGCGTCGCGCACGCTGCTGCGGGTGCTCGGCATCGAACCGCCGGACACCGAACTCGACCTGTGGTCGCTGACCGACCTGGTCGCGTTCAGCCGCGACACCCAGGGCGGCTGCTCGATCGTCGACTCCATCTCCGCGGCGCGCGAAAACGCCCGCGGCGCACGCGAAGTCACCTCGACCGAGATCTGGGAGTGCCTCAACACCACCTACAACGCCCTGCCCGAGCGCGAACGGGCAGCCAAGCGCCTCGGCCCGCACGAGTTCCTGTCCTACATCGAGGGGCGCGCCGCGCAGTTCGCCGGCCTCGCGGACTCGACGCTGTCGCGCGACGACGGCTACCGCTTCATGGTGCTGGGCCGGGCCGTCGAACGCGTCGACATGATCGTACGGCTGCTGCTGTCGCGCGTCGGTGACAGCGCGTCGTCGCCGGCCTGGGTGACGGTGCTGCGCTCGGCGGGCGCCCATGACACCTACCTGCGCACCTACCGCGGCGTGCTCGACGCGGGCCGCGTCGTGGAGTTCATGATGCTCGACCGGCTGTTCCCGCGGTCGGTGATGTACTCGCTGCGGTTGGCCGAGCACAGCCTCGACGAATTGCACCACCGCAGGCTCAACCGGGTGGGTGCGACCGCCGAGGCGCAGCGTCTACTCGGCCGTGCCAGAAGCGAATTGGAGTTCCTGCGACCGGGTGTGCTGCTGGAGTCCCTCGAGGAGACCCTTGGCGCGCTGCAGACCACGTGCGCGGACGTCGGTGAGGCGCTGGCGGTGGAGTACTTCTACTCCGCGCCGTGGGTGGCCTGGACTGATGCCGGCCGGGCCGGGTCGCTGGTGATCGAGGAAGGCGAGGTCTGA
- a CDS encoding circularly permuted type 2 ATP-grasp protein — protein sequence MSRVSLRTLPADGARSGRKAASSSKRHDGIFGGYNDVGNYAKAFDEMFDAQGNVRGPYKGIFAELAPSDASELAARSEALGRAFIDQGITFSLSGQERPFPLDLVPRVISAAEWSRLERGIKQRVKALEMFLDDIYGEQEILRDGVIPRRLITSCEHFHREAAGIIPPNGVRIHVAGIDLVRDGQGTFRVLEDNLRSPSGVSYVMENRRTMARVFPNLFATHRVRSVGDYSSHLLRALRNAAASNEADPTVVVLTPGVYNSAYFEHSLLARQMGVELVEGRDLFCRDNTVYMRTTEGERQVDVIYRRIDDEFLDPMHFKPDSVLGVAGILNAARAGNVVISSAVGNGVGDDKLVYCYVPTIVEYYLGEKLSLANVDTFRCWLDDEREEVLDRIDELVIKPVEGSGGYGIVFGPDASEKELAAITKKVRSDPRGWIAQPVVQLSTVPTQIDDALAPRHVDLRPFAVNDGDDVWVLPGGLTRVALPEGSLVVNSSQGGGSKDTWVLASRASVADRELGAAEVVRALPKLGKNGKSADRNGDSQQQQSQAMGPQEQQQQQQQSQSMGQQQQQQQQRSMGQQQLQQQRQVVR from the coding sequence ATGTCACGGGTGAGCCTTCGAACACTGCCCGCGGACGGCGCCCGATCGGGGCGCAAGGCCGCGTCCTCCTCAAAACGTCACGACGGCATCTTCGGCGGGTACAACGACGTCGGCAATTACGCCAAGGCGTTCGACGAGATGTTCGACGCCCAGGGCAACGTCCGGGGACCGTACAAGGGCATCTTCGCCGAGTTGGCCCCCTCGGACGCCTCCGAGCTCGCGGCGCGATCCGAGGCGCTGGGCCGCGCGTTCATCGACCAGGGCATCACCTTCTCGCTGTCCGGCCAGGAGCGGCCGTTCCCGCTGGACCTGGTGCCCAGGGTGATCTCGGCGGCGGAGTGGTCGCGGCTCGAGCGCGGCATCAAGCAGCGCGTCAAGGCCCTCGAGATGTTCCTCGACGACATCTACGGCGAGCAGGAGATCCTGCGCGACGGGGTCATCCCGCGCCGGCTGATCACCTCGTGTGAGCACTTCCACCGCGAGGCCGCGGGCATCATCCCTCCCAACGGCGTGCGGATTCACGTCGCGGGAATCGATCTGGTGCGCGACGGCCAGGGCACGTTCCGGGTGCTCGAGGACAACCTGCGCTCGCCGTCGGGGGTGTCCTACGTCATGGAGAACCGCCGCACGATGGCGAGGGTCTTCCCGAATCTGTTCGCGACGCACCGCGTCCGCTCGGTCGGTGACTACTCCTCGCATCTGCTGCGCGCGCTGCGCAACGCGGCGGCCTCGAACGAGGCCGATCCGACGGTCGTCGTGCTCACGCCCGGCGTCTACAACTCGGCCTACTTCGAGCATTCGCTGCTGGCCCGTCAGATGGGCGTCGAACTCGTCGAGGGGCGCGACCTGTTCTGCCGCGACAACACCGTCTACATGCGGACCACCGAGGGGGAGCGGCAGGTCGACGTCATCTACCGCCGCATCGACGACGAATTCCTCGACCCCATGCACTTCAAGCCCGACTCGGTGCTCGGCGTGGCGGGCATCCTCAACGCGGCCCGCGCGGGCAACGTCGTGATCTCCAGCGCCGTCGGCAACGGCGTCGGCGACGACAAGCTCGTCTACTGCTACGTCCCGACGATCGTCGAGTACTACCTGGGCGAGAAGCTGTCGCTCGCCAACGTCGACACGTTCCGGTGCTGGCTCGACGACGAGCGCGAAGAGGTGCTCGACCGGATCGACGAACTCGTCATCAAGCCCGTCGAGGGCTCCGGCGGGTACGGCATCGTGTTCGGGCCCGACGCGTCGGAGAAGGAACTGGCCGCCATCACCAAGAAGGTCCGCAGTGATCCGCGCGGCTGGATCGCGCAGCCGGTCGTCCAATTGTCCACCGTGCCAACGCAAATCGACGATGCGCTCGCACCGCGCCACGTCGATCTGCGACCCTTCGCGGTCAACGACGGCGACGACGTGTGGGTGCTGCCGGGCGGCCTGACCCGCGTCGCGCTGCCCGAGGGATCGCTGGTGGTGAACTCCAGCCAGGGCGGCGGGTCCAAGGACACCTGGGTGCTGGCGTCGCGCGCGTCGGTCGCCGATCGCGAGCTCGGCGCGGCCGAGGTCGTCCGCGCGCTGCCCAAGCTCGGCAAGAACGGCAAGTCTGCCGACCGCAACGGAGACTCCCAGCAGCAACAGTCCCAGGCGATGGGCCCGCAGGAACAGCAGCAACAGCAGCAGCAGTCCCAGTCGATGGGCCAGCAGCAACAGCAGCAGCAACAACGCTCGATGGGCCAGCAGCAACTACAGCAGCAGCGGCAGGTGGTGCGCTGA
- the rpsT gene encoding 30S ribosomal protein S20 — protein sequence MANIKSQQKRILTNERARLRNQSVKSALRTAVRGFREAIDAGEKDKAAELLATTSRKLDKAASKGVIHKNQAANKKSALASALNKL from the coding sequence GTGGCCAACATCAAGTCGCAGCAGAAGCGAATCCTCACCAACGAGCGCGCCCGGCTGCGCAATCAGTCGGTGAAGTCCGCCCTGCGCACGGCCGTCCGCGGTTTCCGCGAGGCGATCGACGCCGGCGAGAAGGACAAGGCCGCTGAGTTGCTGGCCACCACGAGCCGCAAGCTCGACAAGGCCGCCAGCAAGGGTGTCATCCACAAGAATCAGGCCGCCAACAAGAAGTCGGCTCTGGCCAGCGCGCTGAACAAGCTCTGA
- the holA gene encoding DNA polymerase III subunit delta produces MSQLHLVLGDEELLVERAIAGVLRAARKQSGTHDVPVDRMRAGEVSTNELAELLSPSLFADERVLVLEAAAEAGKDAVALIADAAGDLQPGTVLVVVHSGAGRAKALADQLKTLGAEVHPCAKIAKAGERADFVRREFRALKVKVGDDVVTAVLDAVGSDIRELAAACSQLVADTGGEVDAAAVRRYHSGKAEVKGFDIADKAVTGDVAGAAEALRWAMIGGEPHVVLADALAEAVHTIARVGPISGDPYRLAGELGMPPWRIQKAQKQSRRWTRDSVAEAMRLVAALNADVKGAAADADYALESAVRRVAELAGG; encoded by the coding sequence GTGAGTCAATTGCACCTCGTGCTCGGTGATGAGGAACTGCTCGTCGAGCGCGCGATCGCCGGTGTCCTGCGGGCCGCGCGCAAGCAGTCCGGTACCCACGACGTGCCCGTGGACCGCATGCGCGCCGGCGAGGTCAGCACCAACGAACTGGCCGAGCTGCTCAGCCCCTCGCTGTTCGCCGACGAACGCGTCCTTGTGCTGGAGGCCGCGGCCGAGGCGGGCAAGGACGCCGTGGCGCTGATCGCCGACGCGGCCGGTGACCTACAACCGGGAACGGTGCTCGTCGTCGTGCACTCCGGCGCGGGTCGCGCCAAGGCCCTGGCCGATCAGCTGAAGACCCTCGGTGCCGAGGTCCACCCCTGCGCCAAGATCGCGAAGGCCGGCGAGCGGGCCGACTTCGTCCGGCGCGAGTTCCGCGCGCTCAAGGTCAAGGTCGGCGACGACGTCGTGACCGCGGTGCTCGACGCCGTGGGGTCCGACATCCGTGAATTGGCCGCCGCCTGCTCGCAGCTCGTCGCCGACACCGGCGGCGAGGTCGACGCGGCCGCCGTGCGGCGCTACCACAGCGGCAAGGCGGAGGTGAAGGGCTTCGACATCGCCGACAAGGCGGTCACCGGGGACGTCGCCGGGGCGGCAGAGGCGTTGCGCTGGGCGATGATCGGCGGGGAACCGCACGTCGTACTCGCCGACGCACTGGCCGAGGCCGTGCACACGATCGCCAGGGTGGGGCCGATCTCCGGTGATCCGTACCGGTTGGCGGGAGAGCTGGGCATGCCGCCATGGCGGATCCAGAAGGCGCAGAAGCAGTCCAGGCGCTGGACGCGCGATTCAGTGGCCGAGGCGATGCGATTGGTGGCGGCGCTCAACGCCGACGTCAAGGGCGCCGCGGCGGACGCGGACTACGCCCTGGAGTCGGCGGTGCGCAGGGTGGCCGAGCTGGCCGGGGGCTAG
- a CDS encoding ComEC/Rec2 family competence protein: protein MSAPTSAPAAAPTDAVAPDVRLVPAAVTGWAVTAAGIVWGSSGAIVVTVAAVVVAAVVAWRLPAGSTSAVLAVAVIGIGFAVAVALRVDRVHHHPIASRHGATVTVAPTESPRYVNGRMMFRANLIDVDGERSDGRVVVFAPAFDFADVTAGRPATFRARVSRPTRRDLSVAVLTATGRPRLGTASTAQRAAQAVRTRFAEAARAVLPADEAAMLPALVLGDTSAVDQDTSAQFRSAGLTHLTAVSGANVTIVCGAVLLTAGLLGPRIAVALAAVVLVAFVVVVQPSASVLRAAAMGAIALLAVIVRRRRRPIPALSACVLLLLAAAPELAVDAGFALSVSATAAIVVVAPAWTHRLRDRGWPAPLAAAVSVTGAAQLVTAPLVAGLSGSVSLVSVVTNVAVSVVVAPITVIGTAAATLAVPWPWAAELAIRFTGPELWWLLHVARWAAAVPGATVSVPSGWPGVAIVAAVGVAGVGLWRVRRGRIVVLAAVACLVAWALTSSGRDEV, encoded by the coding sequence GTGTCGGCACCGACGTCAGCACCAGCAGCGGCACCGACGGACGCCGTCGCCCCGGACGTCCGCCTGGTACCGGCGGCGGTGACCGGTTGGGCCGTCACCGCGGCGGGCATCGTGTGGGGCTCCTCGGGCGCGATCGTCGTGACCGTCGCGGCGGTGGTCGTGGCGGCCGTCGTGGCCTGGCGGCTACCGGCGGGGTCGACGAGCGCCGTGCTCGCCGTCGCGGTGATCGGCATCGGCTTCGCAGTCGCCGTGGCGCTGCGGGTGGACCGTGTCCACCACCATCCGATCGCGTCGCGCCACGGTGCGACGGTGACGGTGGCGCCGACCGAGTCCCCCCGCTACGTCAACGGCCGAATGATGTTCCGCGCCAACCTGATCGACGTCGACGGGGAGCGCAGCGACGGCCGCGTCGTGGTGTTCGCGCCCGCATTCGACTTCGCCGACGTGACCGCGGGACGCCCCGCGACGTTTCGCGCCCGAGTGTCGCGGCCCACCCGGCGGGACCTGTCGGTGGCGGTGCTGACCGCAACGGGCCGACCGAGACTCGGGACGGCCAGCACGGCGCAGCGGGCGGCGCAGGCCGTCCGTACGCGGTTCGCCGAGGCGGCGCGGGCGGTGCTGCCCGCCGACGAGGCGGCGATGCTGCCCGCGCTGGTGCTCGGTGACACGTCGGCCGTCGACCAGGACACGTCGGCGCAGTTTCGCAGCGCCGGGTTGACGCATCTGACGGCCGTCTCGGGGGCCAACGTCACGATCGTGTGCGGGGCGGTGCTGCTGACGGCAGGCCTGCTCGGTCCGCGGATCGCGGTGGCCCTGGCCGCGGTGGTGCTCGTCGCCTTCGTGGTGGTAGTGCAACCGTCGGCGAGCGTGCTCCGCGCCGCCGCCATGGGGGCCATCGCGCTCCTCGCGGTGATCGTGCGGCGCAGGCGGCGACCGATTCCCGCACTGTCGGCGTGCGTCCTGCTGCTCCTGGCCGCGGCCCCGGAGCTGGCGGTGGACGCCGGGTTCGCGCTGTCGGTGTCGGCGACGGCCGCGATCGTCGTCGTCGCACCGGCGTGGACGCACCGCCTACGGGACCGCGGCTGGCCGGCCCCGCTCGCGGCCGCCGTGAGCGTGACCGGTGCCGCGCAACTGGTCACCGCACCGCTGGTCGCGGGACTGTCGGGCTCCGTCAGCTTGGTGTCGGTGGTCACCAACGTCGCGGTGTCGGTCGTGGTCGCGCCGATCACGGTGATCGGCACCGCGGCGGCGACGCTGGCCGTGCCGTGGCCGTGGGCGGCGGAGCTGGCGATCAGGTTCACCGGGCCCGAGCTGTGGTGGCTGCTGCACGTCGCGCGCTGGGCGGCGGCGGTGCCGGGCGCCACGGTGTCGGTGCCGTCGGGGTGGCCCGGCGTCGCGATCGTGGCGGCCGTGGGCGTCGCCGGGGTGGGGCTGTGGCGCGTGCGGCGAGGACGGATCGTCGTGCTCGCGGCCGTCGCCTGCCTGGTCGCGTGGGCGCTGACGTCGTCCGGCCGGGACGAGGTGTGA
- a CDS encoding ComEA family DNA-binding protein yields the protein MNTERLADRVERRLAGPRSAGDDVDEGEESDTTLSRWLPEATAGGPSGWLASLRADPGRAGVLGLGIVGAIAVLVTVFTLMCDDGPAVSSAKLPPVQRVTSSAPAAGPGAPPPAGPVIVSVVGLVHQPGLVTLDPGARIADALRTAGGALPGADVVGLNMARRVEDGEQIVVGIASPPGAPPAMGSSVTSAPGASPAKRAPGVTPTASTGAVNLNTATLEQLDALPGVGPVTAAAIVAFRDANGRFAGVDQLGDVDGIGPARLEKLRALVTV from the coding sequence ATGAACACCGAACGACTGGCCGACCGGGTGGAGCGCCGCCTGGCCGGGCCGCGCAGTGCCGGGGACGACGTCGACGAGGGGGAGGAGTCCGACACCACGCTGTCGCGCTGGCTGCCCGAGGCCACCGCGGGCGGGCCGTCCGGCTGGCTGGCCTCGCTGCGGGCCGACCCGGGCCGGGCCGGAGTGCTCGGCCTGGGCATCGTCGGCGCGATCGCGGTCCTGGTGACGGTCTTCACCCTGATGTGCGACGACGGGCCCGCCGTGTCCTCGGCGAAACTGCCTCCCGTGCAGAGGGTTACGTCGTCTGCCCCGGCGGCCGGTCCCGGCGCGCCGCCGCCCGCCGGGCCGGTGATCGTCAGCGTCGTCGGGTTGGTGCATCAGCCCGGCCTGGTGACGCTGGATCCCGGGGCGCGCATCGCCGATGCGCTGCGCACGGCCGGGGGCGCCCTACCGGGGGCCGACGTGGTCGGGCTCAACATGGCGCGCCGCGTCGAGGACGGCGAGCAGATCGTCGTCGGAATCGCCTCTCCGCCGGGCGCGCCACCGGCCATGGGCAGCTCCGTCACCTCCGCGCCGGGCGCCTCGCCTGCGAAGCGGGCACCGGGTGTGACGCCGACGGCGTCGACGGGCGCGGTGAACCTCAACACCGCGACGCTCGAACAGCTCGACGCCCTGCCCGGCGTCGGGCCGGTCACCGCCGCGGCGATCGTCGCCTTCCGCGACGCCAACGGGCGGTTCGCCGGGGTCGACCAACTCGGCGACGTCGACGGCATCGGCCCCGCCCGGCTGGAGAAGCTGCGTGCCCTGGTCACGGTGTGA
- a CDS encoding RidA family protein has product MTGITAYRFTPEDGVPPAVAPFAHATAAGQTLYVTGQMPTDVDGSVVGTDVATQTDQVMRNLLRVTELCGGALADVVAVRAYLIDWADYEAFNVAYAAWFPDRLPSRTCVGVTGLAVGALVEIDWVAWRFDGWT; this is encoded by the coding sequence ATGACGGGCATCACGGCGTACCGCTTCACCCCCGAGGACGGCGTGCCGCCCGCGGTGGCGCCGTTCGCGCACGCCACCGCCGCGGGCCAGACGCTCTACGTCACGGGCCAGATGCCCACCGACGTCGACGGCTCCGTGGTGGGCACCGACGTCGCCACCCAGACCGACCAGGTGATGCGAAACCTGTTGCGCGTCACCGAACTCTGCGGCGGCGCGCTGGCCGACGTGGTGGCGGTGCGCGCCTATCTCATCGACTGGGCCGACTATGAGGCCTTCAATGTCGCCTACGCCGCCTGGTTCCCCGACCGGCTGCCCTCGCGGACCTGCGTCGGCGTGACGGGTCTGGCCGTCGGTGCGCTGGTCGAGATCGATTGGGTGGCTTGGCGTTTCGATGGCTGGACATAG
- a CDS encoding acetamidase/formamidase family protein, whose protein sequence is MHHFLPATSSTVHWGFFDPRLSPVLTVASGDLVQIETLTHHAGDAPDLLMDAGITEVFDSVTDRGPGPHLLTGPIAVEGAQPGDVLQVDILTAVPRLPYGSNLAAHWGHLYGEIPGERVTIYEFDADAQLGRAVFGYDWTATALADQPGTVVAPDPAAREPALPGVVVPLRPHFGTTGVAPAEPERVSSVPPGDHGGNVDNWRIGAGGRMYYPVQVPGALLSVGDPHVSQGDGEISGTALESSLNGMLRLTIRRDLPFTVPVLETATELLVHGFGDTLDAAMKAAALRTLDVLVRCFGLSSKDAYSFMSVAVDFTVTQVVDQRQGVHGRIDKRCFPRWPLAA, encoded by the coding sequence ATGCACCACTTCCTCCCCGCCACGTCGTCGACGGTGCACTGGGGCTTCTTCGACCCGCGGCTGTCGCCGGTGCTCACCGTCGCCTCGGGTGACCTGGTGCAGATCGAGACGCTCACCCACCACGCCGGCGATGCCCCCGATCTGCTGATGGACGCCGGCATCACCGAGGTGTTCGACAGCGTGACCGATCGTGGGCCGGGGCCGCATCTGCTCACCGGTCCCATCGCCGTCGAGGGCGCCCAGCCCGGAGACGTCCTGCAGGTGGACATCCTGACGGCCGTCCCGCGGCTGCCCTACGGGTCCAACCTCGCCGCGCACTGGGGGCACCTCTACGGCGAGATCCCCGGCGAGCGCGTCACCATCTACGAGTTCGACGCCGACGCCCAGCTGGGCCGCGCCGTGTTCGGCTACGACTGGACCGCCACCGCGCTGGCCGATCAGCCCGGCACCGTCGTGGCGCCCGACCCGGCGGCCCGCGAGCCCGCACTGCCCGGCGTGGTGGTCCCGCTGCGGCCGCACTTCGGCACGACGGGGGTCGCGCCCGCGGAGCCGGAGCGGGTCTCGTCGGTCCCGCCGGGTGACCACGGTGGCAACGTCGACAACTGGCGCATCGGCGCGGGCGGGCGGATGTACTACCCGGTGCAGGTGCCCGGCGCGCTGCTCTCGGTGGGCGACCCGCACGTGTCGCAGGGCGACGGCGAGATCAGCGGCACGGCCCTGGAGTCATCGTTGAACGGCATGCTGCGCTTGACCATTCGGCGCGATCTGCCGTTCACCGTTCCCGTCCTGGAGACCGCGACGGAGCTCCTGGTGCACGGGTTCGGCGACACCCTCGACGCGGCGATGAAGGCCGCCGCGCTGCGCACCCTGGACGTGCTGGTGCGCTGTTTCGGGCTGAGCAGCAAGGACGCGTACTCGTTCATGTCGGTCGCCGTGGACTTCACGGTCACGCAGGTCGTCGACCAGCGCCAGGGCGTCCACGGCCGCATCGACAAGCGTTGCTTCCCGCGCTGGCCGCTCGCCGCATGA